A single Syngnathoides biaculeatus isolate LvHL_M chromosome 18, ASM1980259v1, whole genome shotgun sequence DNA region contains:
- the ppm1nb gene encoding protein phosphatase, Mg2+/Mn2+ dependent, 1Nb (putative) isoform X2, with product MRRCRTLLVFRFVRRNLEFISPKDANCPAGEMPSPSQNISAEGGLGPEDDPDGVTGALTEGFLQTDKHLLAVARREGWERGGTTVVGALLSPRNIYIANCGDSRAVLCRSGRVRFSTEDHKPYSPLEKERIESAGGAVSLQRINGSLAVSRALGDFGYKGAENRSPGEQMVSPEPEVRALERSPADEFLVLACDGVWDAIGNEELCAFVRNRLLVCADLREVCSQVIDLCLYKGSLDNISIILLCFPGAPQLSSEALHQEAELEDLLESKVAEIYQELLDRGDDPDLLAVLTVLASAAIPGLPPGGGIHSKRNCIISAFYQQRETHDRDRHHDHHRDRHRHRDPTLPNGSTKDWKAPEEAR from the exons ATGAGACGTTGCAGGACTCTCCTGGTGTTCAGGTTCGTTCGGCGGAACCTTGAATTCATCTCGCCGAAAGACGCCAACTGTCCCGCTGGCGAAATGCCGTCGCCGAGCCAAAACATCTCTGCAGAAG GGGGACTGGGGCCCGAGGACGACCCCGACGGGGTGACGGGGGCCCTCACAGAAGGCTTCCTGCAAACAGACAAACACCTCCTGGCCGTGGCCCGCAGAGAAGGATGGGAGCGCGGCGGCACCACGGTGGTGGGCGCCCTCCTTTCGCCCCGCAACATCTACATCGCCAACTGCGGGGACTCCCGGGCCGTGCTGTGCCGCTCGGGTCGGGTCCGCTTCTCCACCGAGGACCACAAACCGTACAGTCCTCTGGAGAAAGAGCGCATCGAGAGCGCCGGAGGAGCCGTGTCCCTGCAACGGATCAACGGCTCCTTGGCCGTCTCCCGAGCTCTGGGCGACTTCGGCTACAAGGGCGCGGAGAACAGGTCGCCCGGCGAGCAGATGGTCTCGCCCGAGCCGGAGGTGCGCGCGCTGGAGCGCTCGCCGGCCGACGAGTTCCTGGTGCTGGCCTGCGACGGCGTGTGGGACGCCATCGGCAACGAGGAGCTGTGCGCCTTTGTCCGCAACCGGCTGCTGGTGTGCGCCGACCTGAGGGAGGTCTGCTCGCAGGTCATCGACCTCTGCCTCTACAAG GGCAGCCTGGACAACATCAGCATCATCTTGCTGTGCTTCCCTGGCGCCCCCCAGCTGTCCTCGGAGGCGTTACACCAGGAGGCCGAGCTGGAGGATCTGCTGGAGTCCAAAGTCGCAG AGATTTACCAGGAGCTGCTCGACAGAGGGGACGATCCCGATTTGCTGGCGGTGCTGACGGTCCTCGCTTCCGCCGCCATCCCGGGATTGCCGCCAGGGGGCGGCATACACAGCAA GAGGAACTGCATCATCTCGGCTTTCTACCAGCAGAGAGAGACGCACGATCGCGATCGCCATCACGATCACCATCGCGATCGCCATCGCCATCGCGACCCTACGCTGCCGAACGGAAGCACAAA GGATTGGAAGGCTCCTGAAGAGGcccgctga
- the ppm1nb gene encoding protein phosphatase, Mg2+/Mn2+ dependent, 1Nb (putative) isoform X1 — MRTSRKASVEMPAFVRQLVKETEKRVSSFFRGGRAGTADGDEDGDGVLPSPYLDRPVLDKLLEEGCARWGVSYALGSMQGWRAHMEDYHNCVPQLGGGLADWSFFAVFDGHAGGGVARHCSRHLLGHVLASGGLGPEDDPDGVTGALTEGFLQTDKHLLAVARREGWERGGTTVVGALLSPRNIYIANCGDSRAVLCRSGRVRFSTEDHKPYSPLEKERIESAGGAVSLQRINGSLAVSRALGDFGYKGAENRSPGEQMVSPEPEVRALERSPADEFLVLACDGVWDAIGNEELCAFVRNRLLVCADLREVCSQVIDLCLYKGSLDNISIILLCFPGAPQLSSEALHQEAELEDLLESKVAEIYQELLDRGDDPDLLAVLTVLASAAIPGLPPGGGIHSKRNCIISAFYQQRETHDRDRHHDHHRDRHRHRDPTLPNGSTKDWKAPEEAR, encoded by the exons ATGAGGACGTCGAGAAAGGCTAGCGTGGAAATGCCCGCCTTCGTGCGCCAGCTGGTCAAAGAGACAGAGAAGAGGGTCAGCTCTTTCTTCAGGGGGGGCCGGGCGGGAACGGCCGACGGGGACGAGGACGGGGACGGGGTCCTTCCCAGCCCCTACTTGGACCGGCCGGTGTTGGACAAACTGCTGGAGGAGGGCTGCGCCCGCTGGGGTGTCAGCTACGCCCTGGGCAGCATGCAAGGTTGGCGGGCCCACATGGAGGACTACCACAACTGCGTCCCtcagctggggggggggctggccgACTGGAGCTTCTTCGCCGTGTTCGACGGCCACGCGGGCGGCGGGGTGGCGCGCCACTGCTCGCGCCACCTCCTGGGCCACGTCCTGGCCTCAG GGGGACTGGGGCCCGAGGACGACCCCGACGGGGTGACGGGGGCCCTCACAGAAGGCTTCCTGCAAACAGACAAACACCTCCTGGCCGTGGCCCGCAGAGAAGGATGGGAGCGCGGCGGCACCACGGTGGTGGGCGCCCTCCTTTCGCCCCGCAACATCTACATCGCCAACTGCGGGGACTCCCGGGCCGTGCTGTGCCGCTCGGGTCGGGTCCGCTTCTCCACCGAGGACCACAAACCGTACAGTCCTCTGGAGAAAGAGCGCATCGAGAGCGCCGGAGGAGCCGTGTCCCTGCAACGGATCAACGGCTCCTTGGCCGTCTCCCGAGCTCTGGGCGACTTCGGCTACAAGGGCGCGGAGAACAGGTCGCCCGGCGAGCAGATGGTCTCGCCCGAGCCGGAGGTGCGCGCGCTGGAGCGCTCGCCGGCCGACGAGTTCCTGGTGCTGGCCTGCGACGGCGTGTGGGACGCCATCGGCAACGAGGAGCTGTGCGCCTTTGTCCGCAACCGGCTGCTGGTGTGCGCCGACCTGAGGGAGGTCTGCTCGCAGGTCATCGACCTCTGCCTCTACAAG GGCAGCCTGGACAACATCAGCATCATCTTGCTGTGCTTCCCTGGCGCCCCCCAGCTGTCCTCGGAGGCGTTACACCAGGAGGCCGAGCTGGAGGATCTGCTGGAGTCCAAAGTCGCAG AGATTTACCAGGAGCTGCTCGACAGAGGGGACGATCCCGATTTGCTGGCGGTGCTGACGGTCCTCGCTTCCGCCGCCATCCCGGGATTGCCGCCAGGGGGCGGCATACACAGCAA GAGGAACTGCATCATCTCGGCTTTCTACCAGCAGAGAGAGACGCACGATCGCGATCGCCATCACGATCACCATCGCGATCGCCATCGCCATCGCGACCCTACGCTGCCGAACGGAAGCACAAA GGATTGGAAGGCTCCTGAAGAGGcccgctga
- the rtn2b gene encoding reticulon-2b has product MAGELTDLVYWRSTSRTGAVLTGSVLCLASLFQLSVVTVLSHVCLGVMCVTLPLRLYYKLLEALRRNPGGLHPFRHFLDSDGSLTDEETATLVEESVLLLAFAVAEFKRLLFVRDVLDSLKFVLLLYLLTYVGELTSGPTLAITAVIALFSFPLLYKKQQVRIRRMLRACRSVEKKIKSWSLGLCDAVRSARVQAAAAPKGAPNAPASKHKVKAK; this is encoded by the exons ATGGCCGGAGAAC TGACGGACCTGGTCTACTGGAGGAGCACGAGCAGGACCGGCGCGGTGTTGACGGGTTCGGTGCTGTGCTTGGCCAGCCTGTTCCAGCTGAGCGTCGTGACGGTGCTGTCGCACGTGTGTTTGGGCGTCATGTGCGTCACTTTGCCGCTGCGGCTCTACTACAAGCTGCTGGAGGCGCTGCGCCGCAACCCCGGCGGCCTGCACCCCTTCCg GCACTTCCTGGACTCCGACGGCTCTCTGACGGACGAGGAGACGGCGACCCTGGTGGAGGAGTCGGTGCTGCTGCTGGCGTTCGCCGTAGCCGAGTTCAAACGGCTTCTCTTCGTCCGCGACGTGTTGGACTCGCTCAAG TTTGTTCTGCTGCTGTACCTGCTGACGTACGTGGGCGAGCTCACCTCTGGCCCGACTCTCGCCATAACCG cTGTCAttgctcttttttcttttcctctgctCTACAAAAAACAGCag GTAAGGATAAGGAGGATGCTCAGAGCTTGCAGAAGCGTTGAGAAGAAAATCAAAAGCTG GAGTCTCGGGTTATGCGACGCAGTCAGGTCGGCCCGCGTCcaagccgccgccgcccccaAGGGTGCCCCAAATGCGCCAGCCTCCAAACACAAAGTGAAGGCAAAGTaa